GCCGCAATCATGAATCGAATTCACAGTCCACTCAACGCTTCGATCAATCGGCAGTGCTTCATTTGTAAACAGAGCGCCTATGTGGCCGCGATTGCTGTTTATCTCGACACCGGGAATGATAAGAAAATCTTCAGGTATCAATCCCCGGTGTTTGAGATCATCGGCGCACTCGATTGCATTCAGCGAGCCTCGGATATCATTGTGGTCTGTTACGCACACGCCGCGAAGACCCAGCTTGACAGCCCTGAGAATGATCGCCTCAGGTTGCGATATGGAGCAGTGCGAAAAGAGACTGTGGACATGTGTGTCTATAGCAATCTCTCCAGGGCCGACCATAACATTAGGCGTTCCGGCGCTTCTAAGCGCTCCATTTACCATTCGGTCCCATATATCGAACCACCAGTATTTGCATTCACGAACAGATCTGTCAGGCGGGCTGTATCTTTGTGTCAAACAATCGCACCTCACATTTACTTGTTG
The DNA window shown above is from Armatimonadota bacterium and carries:
- a CDS encoding PHP domain-containing protein codes for the protein MTQRYSPPDRSVRECKYWWFDIWDRMVNGALRSAGTPNVMVGPGEIAIDTHVHSLFSHCSISQPEAIILRAVKLGLRGVCVTDHNDIRGSLNAIECADDLKHRGLIPEDFLIIPGVEINSNRGHIGALFTNEALPIDRSVEWTVNSIHDCGGLAVAVHPYHSTGIEDAVYDAPFDAVEVECGSVFGAGLVRKNSAIANDSRLAHMAKFGASDAHYINGIGSCYTVIKLSEPTLNAAKKAILNGMCSARYSIPCLRMRKLLGCIGKLD